Part of the Hyphomicrobium album genome is shown below.
CGAGCCAGATCCTCGGCTCCATCAAGGCCGAGGGTCAGGTCTACGTCATCAACCGCAACGGCGTGATCTTCGGCGGCGCCAGCCAGGTGAACGTTGGGACGATCGTTGCGTCATCGCTCAGCCTGTCGAACCGCCAGTTTCTTGCGGGCATCAATGCGCCGCTTAGCGGCCGGATCGGTGGCGGCGCGGATGTAGATATGCTGCCGGCCTTTGGCGACATTCCCCTGACGTCGGATCCTGACGCGCCGGCCGCGGCGCCAGCCGGTAATGTGGAAGTACTGGCCGGGGCCCAGATCACCAGCGGCAAGCACGGGCTGATCGGCTTGTTCGGGACCAACGTGACCAACAGCGGCACGCTGGCGACCGACGCTGGCCAGGTGCTGCTGGCCGCCGGTGAGCAGGTGTGGCTCGTTCCGCAGAACGCCGATAGCGGCATGATCGGCATGCGGGCCTATGTCTCGGCGTTGCCCAACTACTTCACGCCCGGAATCGATGACCCGCTACTGTTCGAGAAGCTTGCCGCGCGCACGGCGCAGGTCGGCATGGTGGCCAGGAACGACGGCCTGATTACCGCCGACGCCGGCAACATCACGGTTGTCGGCTCGACGGTGAGGCAGAACGGCATCCTGCGCGCCGTCACCACCTTGGACTCGCCGGGCAGCATTATGATTGCCGGCGAGGATTCGGTGCTGTGGAGTACTTACGGCGCCATCAAGCGGCGTGGCGGGACCGTCGTCTTCGGCGAGGACAGCATAACGCAGATCGTCATTGATCCGAGCGGCGCCGTCGGCACCGGCGGGTCGGCCGGGAATTCGTCGGCCCTGCGTATCAGCGGCGCGATCGTCGAGCTGAATGGAAAAGCCGGCGCCGGCGGAAACGACCTCCAAGGCGCCTATCTCCAGGCGCAGGGCGGCAAGATCGACATCGATTTACGTGGCGTCGAGTATAGCTTCGCCGGCCTCAATGAAGGCTTCGGCGCGACGCCGGCGGGGCCCGCGGTCGGCACCCGTTTCCTGATGCATGCGGGTTCCGTTCTCGACGTGTCCGGTGTGGTCGATGTCGAGGTGCCGATGGAGCGCAACTCGGTGGCCGTCGAGGTGCGCGCCAACGAGCTGCGCGATTCGCCCCTGCAACGCGGCGGCATCCTGGTGGGAGAGACCGTCTATGTCGATCGGCGCGTCAGCGGCACGCGCGAGGACGGCACAGTCTGGTACGGCAGCGAGGTCATCGACGCCAACGAGTACATCGCCAACGCTCCGACCTCGATGGCCGAGCGCGCCGTCAAGGGCGGCAGCGTGACCATCCATGCCAACGAAGTCGTGGTCATGTCGGATGCGGAGATCAACATCGCCGGCGGCTCGCTGCGCTACCTCGACGGCTATATCAAGACGACGCAGCTTCTCGGTGCCGACGGCCGCCTCTACGATATCGGCAGTGCACGGGCCGACATGCGCTATGTCGCGATCGGCGGCGGCTTCGTGCGCGACCACGCGCGTTGGGGCGTCACCCAGGTCTGGGCACCTCTGCTCGGGGATGGAACAGCCGGACGGTTCGAGAAAGGCTACGTCGAAGGCGCACAGGCCGGGACGCTGGAGATCCACGCGCCCGCCCAGGTGCTGGATGGGAACATCTATGCCCATGCCATCAAGGGGGAGCGTCAGCTCACTGCGCCGCCCAAGGGCGGCACTTTGAAGATTGGCTCATTGTCGCTTCCGGACGGATATTTCAACGCCAACGACCTTCTGCTCCAGGCCCGGGTCGCGTCACTGCCGAGCGACTTTTCGCTCACCACCCCGCTGCCGGTGGACCGGTCCTCCACGTTGCAATTGTCCACCGACCGGTTCAACGAAAGCGGCTTGTCGACGGTCGAAGTCCACGTGAACGGCGACATTACTTTCGCCTCCGATGTCGACCTGCGCCTTCAACCCGGCAGCTTGCTGAGCGTTTACAGCGAGACCGGCGGCAATTCCGTCATCGTAGACGGCTCGATCCGTGTGGCCGGAGGCTCCGTCACTATCGGCAGCAAGGATACATTGACGGTCAAGGGAAGCGCCACGATCGACGTGAGCGGCCAGTGGACCAACGAATTGTCCTCGCTCAGCGCTGTACCGCGTGTCGTGAACGGCGGCGTTATCTCCCTCACAGCCGACAGCGGTCTGACGTTCGAGTCCGGGTCGGTCCTGGCCGCGGACGCAGGGGCAACGGTCGGCCTTAAAGGCGTCAAGGCCGGCACGGCGGGTTCGATCACGCTGGCAGGCGCGACCGTCGCCGGCCTGAACTCCGTCGCCATGAGCGCCTACGGTCTGGCAAGCTCCGACCAGGTGCCGCTTGCGCCGGCCGGAGGGATGCTCAACCTCGTCGGCCTGCCGGCGCTATGGATCGGTTCGGATGGTGCGACGCCGGGCGGCAACGCTCTCGGGTTGGATCCGTCCTTCTTCGACCGCGGCGGCTTCAGCCGGTTCGCATTCAAGCTCGCCGGTATCGAAGACGGTGTGACCTTCGCGCCCAAAGTGCGGACCAGAGTCCTGACGTCAGGCTACACGTCGCACGCATCTGCAGATTCCATCTCGGCCGTTGCCGCCCCGGCGATGCTCTTCCCGAGCCAGCGCCGCGGTGTCGAGCTCAGCATGGAGACCTCGGGCAACTTCGAACTTGGAGCCAATACCACCATCGCTCCCGGCATCGGTGGCAGCGTTATCCTCAATGGGACCGGCGACGTTGCGATTGCCGGCAAGATCGACACACCGGCCGGATCGATTTCGATCAACGGCAACAACGTCACGCTGGCCTCCACGGCGCAGTTGCTGGCGCGCGGCGCGACCCGCATCATCACAGGCACGCGCGGATTGCGCAGTGGCGAGGTGCTCGGCGGCGGCACTGTCGAGCTCAACGCGCAGGGCGAGGTCACCACGGAAGCCGGCTCGCTGATCGATGTCTCCGGCACCAGTGGTGTGATCGATATCCTCGAACCGCCCCAAGGCATGCCGGGGCCGATATATCGACCGCTGTCGCTCGCCAGCAACGGCGGATCGATCTCCATTACGGGCAGCCGCGGAAAGGTGGAAGGAACGCTGATCGGAAAGGCGGGCGGACCGGGCGCTTCGGGTGGAACGGTGAACTTCGGGATGCAGCCGTCGTCCGAGCTGGCACCGCTTGCGCAGCTGCAGGCAGTGCTCGGCGGGCTCGAGCCAAGTTGCTACGGACTTGGCAGCGGCACCTGTTCGGGCGATTTCAGCGATTGGCAGGAGGCCATCGGCTTCGATGTCGGGCTGATCCTGTTCAATCCTGACCCTGACGCCGGACAGGAATATATACCAATCGTTCTTACGCAAGCGCTTGTGGACGCCTTGTCGCCGAGCCCGGTCGGCAACATCATTCTTTCACGTACGGCAACCGGAGAGGGGCGTGCGATCAATCCCGCCGACTACGGTCTGAGCCCGGAGGCGCTCGTCCGCCTAGGTGACGCGTTCGGTATTGATTTTTCGCAGACCTTCGCGCCGATCAATTCGCTCGTGGTCCGACCGACGTCCTTTGAAACCGGTGGCTTCGCCAGCCTGGCGGCAAGAGGCACCAACGTCGAACTGGACGGCGTCAATGTTGCGCTGTCGAGATCCATCCAGGTCGAAGGCTCGCTGATCAACCGCAACGGCTCGACCTCGCGCCTTGCGGCGCCGCTTATCCAGATTGGAGGCTTGGGCATCCCTGGCCCGGCCGCAGCGCTGGCGGGGAAGCTCACGCTCGAGGCATCGCTAGTCGACATCGGCCAGGCCGGCATCCGTGGCTACGCGCAGACGAACATCGAGACGACGGATCTACGCATGGGCGGCAATTACACCACACCGTCGCGTCTCGATGTCGACGGCGATCTCGTCATCGCCGCCGGACAGGTCTATCCGACGACGCAGACCACCGCGACCATCACCGCCGGACAGTCCATCACCATCCTGCCCAACGGCAATCCGCCGCCACCGCTGTCGGCGGGCGGAACGCTGACGCTCAGCGCGCCGATCATCGATCAGCGCGGCACCTTGCGGGCGCCGTTCGGCGAGATCGTGCTCGACGCAACCGATACGCTGACACTCGGCGCCGGCAGCATCACCTCGGTATCGGGTGCCGGCCTGACCGTGCCGTACGGCTATATCGTCGACCAGACACTCTGGTACGCGGGCAATCCCAATGCCCCGATTACCTCGCCCCCCGAGAAGCGGGTCACGTTGAGGGCGCCGAACGTAGACATGCAGGCGGGCGCCGTCGTCGACCTGTCGGGCGGCGGCGACCTGCTCGTTTACCAGTTCATCCCGGGCTCGGGCGGCTCGTCAGATTACCTGACCTACGGCAACGCGATGGCCATCCTGCCAGTGAGCCAGGTCTCGGCCATCGCCGGCCAGCAGATCATTCACCTCGCCGGTGGCAATGGCGTGCCGGCCGGCGACTACGTCGTGCTGCCGGCGAGCTATGCACTGCTGCCCGGCGCCTACCGGCTACAGGCGATGGCAGGAAGCAACGGTCAGCCACTCTATGACTTCACTGGGAGCGCACGCTTGCCCGATGGCTCGGTGGTTGTCGCGGGCTGGGGCTCGATCGGCGGCACCGATGTCCGCGATCCCCGCACGCAGGCCTACAAGGTCTCGCCGTACGCGACCATCAGCCTCTATTCCGAGTACAAGGTCTGGACTGCCAACACGTATTTTGCGTCGACCGACTTCGTCGAAGCAATGCGCCGCCAGACCGGCCTCGAAGTGACGGCCGTTCCGCGCCTGCCGATGGACGCGGGCGCCCTGCAGATCGAGGCCACCCTTTCGGCGACGCTGAACGCGACGCTGCGCGGCTCGGCGGAAGCGGGAGGTCGCGGGGCGGCGGTCGATATTTCAGCGGCCAAGATTGCCGTCGTCGGCGGAGTCGACGCCTCGAGCTATCGCGCGGCCGACTATCTGGTGATCGATGCCGCAGCCCTATCGGCGCTCGGTGCCGAGAGCCTCTTGCTGGGCGGCAAGCGGCGGCAGACCGTGAGCGGTCTCGAAGTCGACGCCACTGCTGGCAGCATCGTGGTGGCGACCGACGGCACTGAGGCCAACGCGCTGACGGCGCCGGAGATCCTGCTCGCGTCCGAGGAATCTATCCATATCGCCGATGGCAGCTTGATCGAGGCGGGCGGCTCGGTCGGCACAGGATCGGGCAATATCCTGTTTACGCCCGCAATCGCGGCGGTGAAAGACGCCAGCGGCAACATCACCTCGCCGGCGCGCGACTATGGCGCCTTCGTGCGCGTGTCGAACGGCGAGGTGGTGGGCGTTATCCGCGACGGCGCGCAGCGCACCCAAGGCACGCTGGCGGTCGGTGCGGCAACCTTGCGCGGCAAGGCCATCATCCTCGATGCAACCGAGACGACCACCGTGTCGGGCAGCGCGGCGCTGCTCGGCCAGGTGCTCGACGTCTCGAGCGGTCGCATCAGCATTGGCACCCCAGCAGGCACCCCGGACGGCCTCGTCCTGTCCGGCGGCTCGCTCGCCGCCCTCATGAGCGCAACCGATCTGCGCCTGCGCAGCTATAGCTCGATCGACTTCTACGGCGACGTGGCACTGGGCGGTCGCAACGCCAATGGCGCCTTCACGCTCGCCAGCCTGCGTTTGGATGCTGCAGCACTGAACAGCAGCACCGGCTCCAGCGTCACCGTGGCGGCGGGCGAGGTCGTATTCACCAACACGCTGAGCGGCACCAACGCCAGTTTGGGCGGGACGGGCGGAATCCTTGGCATCGCGGCGGACACCCTTGCGCTCGGCACGGGCAGCAAGGTGATCACGGGGTTCGATACGATCCAAGTCTCGGCCAGCACGGCGATCGTCGGCCGCGGCACAGGCTCGATCGATTTCGGGACCGCCGATCTCGCTTTCAGCGCGCCTCGATTGACAGCCGAGAGCGGCGCGTCGCAGGACTGGACGACCACCGGCGCCTTCACGCTGACGGGCACGGCGGCGAGCGGTGGCTTCGAGACATTGGGCGCCCGCCTGGCGATCACCGCCGCATCGATAACGCAGAGCAGCCTGATCGACCTGGCGGCCGGATCGTTGACGTTGCGGGCGACGGCCGGGGACGTCACCCTGACGTCGGCTTCGGTGACGCGGGCACCGGGCTTCTCGCGTGTCTTCTACGATCAGCAAGCCGACATCGCCGGTGGCACCGTTGCACTGGTGGCCGACCAGGGGCGCGTGTGGGCGCAGGCAGGATCGCTGATCGACGTCTCGCGCAGCGGCAACGGTTCAGCCGGTACGCTGTCGATTACGACCCCGCAGCATGAAGCACGCCTCGATGGCGACCTGCGGGCGGGTAGCGGCGGCAACTTTACGCTCGATGCGAGCGCCGTCAGCGCCTTCGGCACGCTCAGCGCCAAGCTGAGGCAAGCCGGTTTCGACGGCGACCTGAGCCTGCGCCTGCGCGCCGGTGACGTGACCCTCGACGGCGATACGCATGCGCGCAGCTTTGCCCTGGCGACGGACGCCGGCAGCATCACCGTGACGGGGGTAATCGATGCCAGCGGCACGGGGGGCGGGACGATCCGGTTGTCGGCGAAGCAAGACCTGCAGGTCGCGAGCGGCGCGGTGCTTCGGGCGAACGCCAGCGACGCGCAGAAGACCTCAGGTCTCATCGAGCTCGTTGCGGCGGAAGGCAACATGAGCCTGCAAGCCGGCGCGATGATCGAGACGGTGGGCGGCCGCAACGGCAACGGCGAGATCCGGCTCCGCTTCCGGCGCGACGACACCGACGGCAGCGTCAAGCTGGTAAACGCGGCGGCGACGATGACGGCGGGGAAGATCCTTGCCGAGGCCTACCGAGCTTACGACACGACCTCGGTGGATGCCCAACTGCCGGGCGCGTTTGCCGATGCGGCGAGCTTCATGTCGACCTATGCGGCCGCAATCGAGGCGAGCCTCGGGCGCGGTGGCGACGCGACATTCCATCTGGTGCCCGGCATCGAGCTGTCCTCGAACGGCGATCTTACATTGACCTCCGCCGTCGATCTTCATGCGGCGCGCTACGATGGCGAGGCCGGCGTGCTGACGCTTCGGGCGGGCGGCAACCTGGTGCTCAACGCCAGCCTTTCGGACGGGTTCGGCAGCGCGGCGGCTGATGCTGCGGTTGGAAGCGATCCCGCCTCGTGGTCCTACCGCCTCGTCGGCGGCGCCGATCTGGCGGCCGCGAATCCGCTCGCAGTCCGCCCGATCGGGACGCTCGCTGGCGGAGCATCCGGCAATATCGGACTCGGCAGTGGGGCAATCGTGCGCACCGGCACCGGCTCGATCTCGCTCGCCGCAGGCAACGACGTGGTGCTGGCGGACAAGACATCGGTCATCTATACGGCGGGCGCGCGCATCGCCGATCCTTCGCTGGGGGGCACATATACGGGCAACGCGTACAATCCGGTGTTCACGCAGGGCGGCGGCGACGTGCGCGTCACCGCGCAGAACGACATCAAAACGCTGGTCGCGAGCGACCAGATGATCGTCGACTGGCTGTGGCGGGATGGCGCAGCCAATATCATGCCTCCCGGTGCAGACGGAAATAACGATGGCTCTTTCCTGGCCGATCGCCAGACCGCGTGGTGGATCAACTTCGGGGCGTTCCAGCAGGGCATAGCCGCGCTCGGCGGCGGCAGTGTCATGGTCGAGGCTGGGCGCGACATCGTCAACGTCTCGGCCTCGACTCCGACGCAAGGGCGCATCGGCGGCGGCCGCACGGCGGATGAGGCGAAAACCGTCGCCATCACCGGCGGCGGCGATCTTACCGTCAACGCCGGCCGCGACGTCGTCGGCGGCGTCTACTATGTCGATCACGGCACCGGCGCCATCACGGCCGGCGGTGCGATAACCTCGAATAGGACGGCAATCTATACTGATAACACCAGCATCACGCCCGTTGGCCGCAGTGTGCCCATTCGCACGGTCCTGGCCATGGGCGATGCCGCCCTGAAGGTCACGGCGGGCGGCACGATCGACATCGCGGCCGCGGGCAATCCGACATTGTGGGCGCAGTCCTACGATCAGGTCGGGGACGGCGAACGCAGCTACTTCTCGACCTATGGCCAGAACACGGATCTGGCTCTGCTGTCGGTCGGCGGCGACGTCAATCTCTGGAACACACCGCTCCATCTGCAGACCGCCACCCCAGCCTGGCGGAACTACGATTCGGCAGGCTACAGCGAGATCGAGAACGCGATGCGGCCGCTCGTGCACTACCCTGCGCACACCAAAGCGATTGCGGCTGCCGGGAGTATCAATGTCGAAGGCGGCATGGTGATCTATCCGTCCGCCACGGGGAACCTCGATCTCTGGGCGCAGGATTCGGTCAATCTCAAGCTCACCGGACCGGGCGGCGTCATGGCGGATGGCGCGGTCTATTGGAACCTGGTCATGTCTCCGGTGGATCCCGAGCTGATCGGGTCGGTGTCGCGGCCGCTCGCACGGATCATCGAAGGTTCGGTGCTGTGGGGAATTCCGTCCGACTATGGGAGCGGTGACCTGTGGGGGTACTACCCTGAAGGCAGAGGCGACTATCGCCCGCGCGGCCTGTTGCATGAAGCTGACGACGAACCGAGCCGCTTCTATGCCAATTCCGGGGATGTCACGGTCGGTCTTCCTGGAGCGGTCATCCGGGCGCAATACTATCCTGAGCCAATCAGGGTGCGGGCCGGCCGCGATATCAATAATTTGGAAGTCCGCGCGCAGAACAACCGTAGTTCTGACCTAACTCTGATCTCGGCTGGTCGGGACATCAATCTCGGCCGCGGTCGTGTCTCCATCGATGGACCGGGTTTCGTATTGGTCGAAGCAGGCCGGGACGTCTACCTCGGGAGTGGAGGCGGCATCGAGACGGCAGGCAACGGCGAGACGTCGGGTGGCGGGGCCCCGCCGTCATATTCCAACCCTGCGTTGCCGCGCGAGGGCGCCGACCTGCTCGTGCTCGCCGGCACGGCCGACGACCCGCGCTATGACGCGTTTGTCGCCGCCTACCTCGATCCCGCCAATGTCGCGGCGATGCCGTCCTACCTGGTTGCAAATGGCCAGCCAATCTACCTCGACGAGGTCGTCGCCTTCATGCGCCAGGTCACCGGCGATCCGATGCTGTCCAGCCCCGCCGCCTTCGCGGCATTGCAGGACCCGCGATATGGCGAGTACCGCAAGATCCTCATCGACCGGATTCTGTCGCGCGAGCTGCGTGCGGCAGGACGTGGATATCTTGCCGGCCTCGGCGATGCGGGCCTCGGCTTCGAACGCGGATACGCCGCCATAGCTACGCTGTTCCCAGGCGCGGAGCAGAAGGGCAACACTGCCTGGCAGGGCGATGTCATCATGGACCGGTCGATGATCCGCACCTATCGCGGCGGCAATGTCGACATTCTCGCACCGGGTGGCGGGCTGCAGGTGAGCGCGCTGTCCTCGAACGCCGTCGGCGACAAGAACGGCATTCTCACCATCAACGGTGGCGAGATCCGCATTATGACCGGCACCGGCACCATCATCAACAAGTCGCGCGTGCTCACCGCGCGCGGCGGGGACATCACGATCTGGTCGACCTTCGGGGACATCGACGCCGGCAAGGGTCGCAAGTCATCGCTCACCAACCCCGCGAGCACCTATCTGCTCTCGGCCGACGGCACCGTCGCCTATCGGATAAATCCGTCTTTCACCGGCAGCGGCATCTCTACCCAGAAGGGTGCTCCGGATGCGGCGATCTCCGATGTCGATCTCTACGCGCCGAACGGCATCATCAATGCCGGCGACGCCGGCATAAGCGTGAGCGGCAACATCTTTATCTGGGCGCCGGAGATCATCAACGGCGACAACATCCAGGCCGGCGGGGAGATTAAGGGGCTGCCAGAGCCGACGACGGCGGCAGCCACGCTGACGGTGGAGACGAAGAACGAGGGTGCTGAAGCCGCTGGGGATGCCACCCAAATGCCCCCCAACGACCAGCCGGCCATCATCATCGTCGAGGTCATCGGCTACGGCGGCGGCGATGAGCCGGACCAGGAGCGGAAACAAAAGATCAAGGATCAACGCAGCCGTCTCGACACCTACGATCCAAACAGCGCCGTGCACATGCTCGGCAACGGTACGCTGAGCGATGAGCAATCGCAGAAGCTCTCCGCTGAGGAGAGGGATCGATTGAACGCGTTAGCAGCGCAGTGAGAAGCGCGTCCTGCAGCGGACGTTCCGATGCTCAGGGATGTCCGGTCGTCCGATGGTGCCGTGGGCGTCGCCGGATCTGGCCGAGGCTGACGATAGCGAAGTGCGGTCAGAAGTCCGCTCACAGGTGCTGGGCCGACGTCGGCTGCGTCCGGCACCAAGTCTGCTTGTGGCCCTAAGCCGACATGCAGCGCGCTCATCGCGACATCAGCTTCTGTATACATGCGGACTTCAGCGCACGGCGGTTCGGCCGCAACGGGAGCCCACAGCGATCGCGCGTCCGATCACTCGCAAGTGCTGGCTCAGGTCGGACGCGAGGATAGACCGCACTCGACAAACGAGGGAGCTCTCGCATTCACGCGCTTGTGAATCCCGCCTATCTACGCCCACCTACGGCTGTCTACGACGGCCTCAATACCCTCAAAATCGAACCTAGAAATCCCAGACGCTCCATGCATTCTATCGACCGTGCAACGGCAATGAGAAAGCGGAGACAGCGGAGTAACGCCACACCATTCGGCACGTAGCCGAGAGGCTATTGGTGACATCGTCGGGAGCTAGGGAGAGCGCGTCAGCAGGCGCAGTCCGGGCTGGGGAACTCTGGAAGATTAGATCGGTGGTGGAGCCGAGGGGAATCGAACCCCTGACCTCTGCAGTGCGATTGCAGCGCTCTCCCATCTGAGCTACGGCCCCGGGCAGTTCGGCGGCATTTAGAGGGCCACCCCGAATCTTGTCAAGAAATGGCCTGTCCGCGGCTTGCCCAGCAGCTTGCCGCCCACCCCGGGCGACGCTACACGTCT
Proteins encoded:
- a CDS encoding filamentous haemagglutinin family protein — translated: MLGSIKAEGQVYVINRNGVIFGGASQVNVGTIVASSLSLSNRQFLAGINAPLSGRIGGGADVDMLPAFGDIPLTSDPDAPAAAPAGNVEVLAGAQITSGKHGLIGLFGTNVTNSGTLATDAGQVLLAAGEQVWLVPQNADSGMIGMRAYVSALPNYFTPGIDDPLLFEKLAARTAQVGMVARNDGLITADAGNITVVGSTVRQNGILRAVTTLDSPGSIMIAGEDSVLWSTYGAIKRRGGTVVFGEDSITQIVIDPSGAVGTGGSAGNSSALRISGAIVELNGKAGAGGNDLQGAYLQAQGGKIDIDLRGVEYSFAGLNEGFGATPAGPAVGTRFLMHAGSVLDVSGVVDVEVPMERNSVAVEVRANELRDSPLQRGGILVGETVYVDRRVSGTREDGTVWYGSEVIDANEYIANAPTSMAERAVKGGSVTIHANEVVVMSDAEINIAGGSLRYLDGYIKTTQLLGADGRLYDIGSARADMRYVAIGGGFVRDHARWGVTQVWAPLLGDGTAGRFEKGYVEGAQAGTLEIHAPAQVLDGNIYAHAIKGERQLTAPPKGGTLKIGSLSLPDGYFNANDLLLQARVASLPSDFSLTTPLPVDRSSTLQLSTDRFNESGLSTVEVHVNGDITFASDVDLRLQPGSLLSVYSETGGNSVIVDGSIRVAGGSVTIGSKDTLTVKGSATIDVSGQWTNELSSLSAVPRVVNGGVISLTADSGLTFESGSVLAADAGATVGLKGVKAGTAGSITLAGATVAGLNSVAMSAYGLASSDQVPLAPAGGMLNLVGLPALWIGSDGATPGGNALGLDPSFFDRGGFSRFAFKLAGIEDGVTFAPKVRTRVLTSGYTSHASADSISAVAAPAMLFPSQRRGVELSMETSGNFELGANTTIAPGIGGSVILNGTGDVAIAGKIDTPAGSISINGNNVTLASTAQLLARGATRIITGTRGLRSGEVLGGGTVELNAQGEVTTEAGSLIDVSGTSGVIDILEPPQGMPGPIYRPLSLASNGGSISITGSRGKVEGTLIGKAGGPGASGGTVNFGMQPSSELAPLAQLQAVLGGLEPSCYGLGSGTCSGDFSDWQEAIGFDVGLILFNPDPDAGQEYIPIVLTQALVDALSPSPVGNIILSRTATGEGRAINPADYGLSPEALVRLGDAFGIDFSQTFAPINSLVVRPTSFETGGFASLAARGTNVELDGVNVALSRSIQVEGSLINRNGSTSRLAAPLIQIGGLGIPGPAAALAGKLTLEASLVDIGQAGIRGYAQTNIETTDLRMGGNYTTPSRLDVDGDLVIAAGQVYPTTQTTATITAGQSITILPNGNPPPPLSAGGTLTLSAPIIDQRGTLRAPFGEIVLDATDTLTLGAGSITSVSGAGLTVPYGYIVDQTLWYAGNPNAPITSPPEKRVTLRAPNVDMQAGAVVDLSGGGDLLVYQFIPGSGGSSDYLTYGNAMAILPVSQVSAIAGQQIIHLAGGNGVPAGDYVVLPASYALLPGAYRLQAMAGSNGQPLYDFTGSARLPDGSVVVAGWGSIGGTDVRDPRTQAYKVSPYATISLYSEYKVWTANTYFASTDFVEAMRRQTGLEVTAVPRLPMDAGALQIEATLSATLNATLRGSAEAGGRGAAVDISAAKIAVVGGVDASSYRAADYLVIDAAALSALGAESLLLGGKRRQTVSGLEVDATAGSIVVATDGTEANALTAPEILLASEESIHIADGSLIEAGGSVGTGSGNILFTPAIAAVKDASGNITSPARDYGAFVRVSNGEVVGVIRDGAQRTQGTLAVGAATLRGKAIILDATETTTVSGSAALLGQVLDVSSGRISIGTPAGTPDGLVLSGGSLAALMSATDLRLRSYSSIDFYGDVALGGRNANGAFTLASLRLDAAALNSSTGSSVTVAAGEVVFTNTLSGTNASLGGTGGILGIAADTLALGTGSKVITGFDTIQVSASTAIVGRGTGSIDFGTADLAFSAPRLTAESGASQDWTTTGAFTLTGTAASGGFETLGARLAITAASITQSSLIDLAAGSLTLRATAGDVTLTSASVTRAPGFSRVFYDQQADIAGGTVALVADQGRVWAQAGSLIDVSRSGNGSAGTLSITTPQHEARLDGDLRAGSGGNFTLDASAVSAFGTLSAKLRQAGFDGDLSLRLRAGDVTLDGDTHARSFALATDAGSITVTGVIDASGTGGGTIRLSAKQDLQVASGAVLRANASDAQKTSGLIELVAAEGNMSLQAGAMIETVGGRNGNGEIRLRFRRDDTDGSVKLVNAAATMTAGKILAEAYRAYDTTSVDAQLPGAFADAASFMSTYAAAIEASLGRGGDATFHLVPGIELSSNGDLTLTSAVDLHAARYDGEAGVLTLRAGGNLVLNASLSDGFGSAAADAAVGSDPASWSYRLVGGADLAAANPLAVRPIGTLAGGASGNIGLGSGAIVRTGTGSISLAAGNDVVLADKTSVIYTAGARIADPSLGGTYTGNAYNPVFTQGGGDVRVTAQNDIKTLVASDQMIVDWLWRDGAANIMPPGADGNNDGSFLADRQTAWWINFGAFQQGIAALGGGSVMVEAGRDIVNVSASTPTQGRIGGGRTADEAKTVAITGGGDLTVNAGRDVVGGVYYVDHGTGAITAGGAITSNRTAIYTDNTSITPVGRSVPIRTVLAMGDAALKVTAGGTIDIAAAGNPTLWAQSYDQVGDGERSYFSTYGQNTDLALLSVGGDVNLWNTPLHLQTATPAWRNYDSAGYSEIENAMRPLVHYPAHTKAIAAAGSINVEGGMVIYPSATGNLDLWAQDSVNLKLTGPGGVMADGAVYWNLVMSPVDPELIGSVSRPLARIIEGSVLWGIPSDYGSGDLWGYYPEGRGDYRPRGLLHEADDEPSRFYANSGDVTVGLPGAVIRAQYYPEPIRVRAGRDINNLEVRAQNNRSSDLTLISAGRDINLGRGRVSIDGPGFVLVEAGRDVYLGSGGGIETAGNGETSGGGAPPSYSNPALPREGADLLVLAGTADDPRYDAFVAAYLDPANVAAMPSYLVANGQPIYLDEVVAFMRQVTGDPMLSSPAAFAALQDPRYGEYRKILIDRILSRELRAAGRGYLAGLGDAGLGFERGYAAIATLFPGAEQKGNTAWQGDVIMDRSMIRTYRGGNVDILAPGGGLQVSALSSNAVGDKNGILTINGGEIRIMTGTGTIINKSRVLTARGGDITIWSTFGDIDAGKGRKSSLTNPASTYLLSADGTVAYRINPSFTGSGISTQKGAPDAAISDVDLYAPNGIINAGDAGISVSGNIFIWAPEIINGDNIQAGGEIKGLPEPTTAAATLTVETKNEGAEAAGDATQMPPNDQPAIIIVEVIGYGGGDEPDQERKQKIKDQRSRLDTYDPNSAVHMLGNGTLSDEQSQKLSAEERDRLNALAAQ